DNA from Plasmodium yoelii strain 17X genome assembly, chromosome: 13:
TTttagtatgtatatatatatatatataatatgatacACCCTTAACCTAtagattataaattatattctaTCATAATGGATGATGATATAGTATATacacttttttatattatatttcctataaagttcattaatttttattttaataaaattttcttaatacatatttttatcaattttttttaaatggtttCTTAGTGTTTAAACTTTGATCTTTTGAGGGTTTATTTACCTGATAATTTGGAAGAAAAACCGTCAGGCTTTTTTAATGATTTTGGTAGTGTCAATAATTACTGCCCTAATAGTTACTGCAATACCGATCTCGATAAGATTACGGCTGGATTCTTAttgttatttgaaaaaaattgttctaaattcaaaaatacaaattctgatgaaaataatactaatgcaatttttctatatattatttcatgGTTAAGTTACAAATTAAATCAAATCACAGGCCATAGTTTCACTAAAGTAAGCGATTTTTATACTGAATATGTAAATAATCAAACTTATACTAATCTTATACTAAATGCTAATAAATGTACAAATATTAaggatataataaataaaaaaagtgatttgttgaatattaatattcaaGAGATggctaaattttatgaaccattcaaattattatgtagTATGTATGATAATGCTACAAGGAATATATATGACAACACACTATCAGATAATGctattcattttttgaataaatatacaGATCTCAacgattattataatattgaaGATACCATACATAGTAAAATATTGTATGCTTTATTaactgattataataaattaaaaactaAATGTGCTAACAGGACTACTAATCCTATACAATTACCAAGTCTTCCAACAGGAAGAGCAACAAAATCATTTTTACGAAATTCATCTATGCAAATTTCAGTAATTCCAatgacatttattttttttggatTAATCATCTATTTAGGAATTGtatataaggtaaataataaatcagacgaaaatataatatttaaaatatatatcattactacaaaattaacatttattttttactatttttatattagcgTTCATCATTTGACTTTAGGAAAATGATTCAAAAACTCAATTTaagaatcaaaaaaataaagaggAAAATAAGTCATTAACATGtgattcgaagagtagtgactatttcaggaatagtaataattattaatatattttaagaaactgtttATTTGAAAGTAATTTGTGATCATAATGTTTGTGTTTAtaagaatatttaaataatgaattaataaaatataattttatatatgtatatttattgtatttttgtatgtttttgcataatttttatatagtttttatgttgtgtaTCAGGAttgaaattatttttgtcGAATCCATATTCGTGTTCGagttaagtattatatctttatttatttttttataatttgaacactgattaaatatatataccacCCTCGTTTGTTTAATCATTATCTGAAATTCAAAAGtccaaatatgcaaccaaaaaggGGGATAAGCTAATATGAAAGAGTTcgtataacatattttataagttataatactTATGTCTAATtcgttcatatatattaaatgtgggaatattataactttgtattatatattttattgctaTTTGTTGACTAACTATACATAAGAACGCGTATTATCTATGTATAAAGTTTGTTAATCAAAGGGTGTATCTTGAATTATGCATgccataatatatttatttgatgaaccattttatttagtaaaacttattatttgtatcatatttcttttaatttaaatcgtattttgataaccgaacagtataataattatatatatcagagtataaattataatttgatttatattgaatattcctctacattataatattcctTCAGATTAAtgggtatatttttattattaattaaatatattaccaatatataatagatagtaataaaatatagatgcatggaACATCGATTAAGAATCGACAAAATGACattgtctataaaatattattatccttctaacatttttagtaatacataaaaaatacactatagatatatatataataaatttataaattataaatatatataatacttatttttttcatttcaatACTTTGCatttatgttaattttttaatttatattgataGAAATATTTCtctatatattaatttatttactataaaggtataatattatattaatcactattaatttttaaattttaaagatatgaagtataaataaattatattttaaaaagttaaaagaaaaaatataagtatattaataaaatttaatattatagtttgttcaaataattataaataatatgatatatagaaTGCGTTACTATTATAtgactatacatataatataataaaatactctaCTAATAACCAATATTGAAACATTGCTTTATTGTGGAaactttatataattaaatattaattttatcgaaaagacacataatcatacattataaaggtatcaatgttatatattttgttaaagatccaatttgggatttgtagttttatattataaaaaattggaTAAATAGAGAAAAGGCGAAAGACTCAATTAAcgttaaatatttttttattattccatattatattatcattgtttaaTGAATCGTCATTTTATAATCAAAATTAGCATTGTTTTATcgtagaattaataaaatatagaatattaataaattatttgaatttgtatacattgataactataaaaataaaatatataaaataaaaatgaaatatgtaGAGAATTTAgcgaatatttatctaaatttatatattaaaataacaaatatatcttatctctctcctcttaaaggtaatataacaacctaattaaacatagttttctattatactttaaaatttgcatcaatacttatttatttgttaatatttactaagcattattttaaaaacaatctacatataaaaacttatttaagcttacaAATACGgattcagtgctaattgttttaaagaacggaaattatgcataaaataaaatataaatttccCAATAAGGTATACATATAGATTGgagtatatacaaataaaaaagggttatttaatgcattaattttttttttaatttctatatattaaataaaaacaatatcaatttatataacttgtatagaaaatgaaacaatgcaacttattttgtaaatgttataattttaataaaatattggtatatagtattagaaacaataacataaatatttaatatattttaaaaaataactatttatatacttcaaggattatagtaataatataattttttatttttttagatttatacagtatttaagttttagaatttaaatcattaaaacataaaatataaatagattccttttctatgttcaaacatactttaaattcattataaaaatgtatcaatttttataataaagttataccatattttattaacaatagtctttttgtataaaatgcatcatatatttaatcaaaagtTTGTTAAGAATCCCTCTATTTATGGTAATTTAGGTAATTATCATAAACTGAAATAGAGCGTTTctttgtaataatattattatattattctatattaatttaattattgaaaaacttataatatatttaactacagacagttgTTATATATTGGGTTAAAGCATTTGCGTCACATATTTGGTGTAtcgtatataaaataacatGATTCTACTTAAtctacaaatataaaatgaaatttcaTCATAATGGATGCCGAAATAGTATATGcactttttaataataataataataataatttcctttatattttttgatattatatataaatatcattaaaccttattttaataaaattttcaataatacacgtttttattaattgtttttaaatgtctTCTTAGTGTAAAAAGTTCCAGAATGTAAGGGAATGGTTACCCCATGAATTGATTGAaggaaattataaaaatattgatgATGATcgtttgaaaaaatattgtactaataattgtgataataatctcgataaaattagtgctggatgtttatatttttttgatacaTTCTTTAAGGATGTTTCTGCGTTTGAGATGGCTGCAAAGAGTAACATAAATACTGTTGAATACattttgatatggttaagttatatgttaaacctgaTCAAAACTAAAGAAAACAACAGTATAGATAgtttttataaaacatatgTAAAGGATGGTGATAAgtatactaataatataaattatattagtggttataattgttataaggatcttatagatagaaatgattattttttaagtatggATATGAgcattatatctaaattatatgatgcatttaataCATTATGTGACATGTATAATGAACTTGCTACAAACAACTCAAATTGTGCGAAATGTTTGGAAAAAGCTCGTCAATTTGTTGacaaatatgaaaaatttaaCATAGATCATAACATTAATGAAGATAACTCCTATTCTCATGTATTTCTTACTTTATTAattgattatgataatttaaaaaaaaaatgtaaaaattttCCATCCATTCCAGGGATAATAAACGAGAATTCTGAACAAAGATCTGAAGTTACATCAGGTTCATCGATAGCAATCAAATTAATTCcaattttatcgatattagttgcaatagcaatttttttaggaatttcttataaggtaaataataaggaataaaaaaaaaaattattatatatatgcaaacattaacaaaattatacgttttttaacattttatattagtattcgttatttggatttcggaaacgagttcaaaaacaatatttaagagaaaaaataaaaaacataaagaagagaatgaataaataatatatgattcaaaGAGAATGCCTATTtaaggaatagtaataatgatttatatattttaataaattgtcTATTGGGGAGTATTTTTtggataatttttatatagtttttatgttgtcgAACCCATATTCGAGTTAGtgttaagtattatatttttaattttttataatttgaacactaactaaatatatttactatacatgtatgtttaatcacgaaATGAAGTCTAAATATGCACTCCAAAAGGAACATagccattaatatgaaaagggtcatataacattttttcataagttataatatatataattgagcgttcatatcgatttaatatgattaaaaaaatatatctatattgcatatattaatttatattatgatatatcataatatatttctttatttgatgaaacattttatttagtaaacttattatttgtatcatattatGTTAATTTAAATCGTATTTTGATAAcagaactgtaataatatatattaataaaatatagatgcatgtaatatcgatcgagaatcgacagtacaacattatctataaaatatgttttatacatctaacatttttagtaatacataaaaatatgcatattaataaaaaattaaattatagatgTATTTATActattcttttaattttcaaTTGTATTTAGTTCATTTTATGCTAATATTTTAAGTTCGAATTATAGAAATagttctatatattttaatttatttactataaagatataatattagattaatcactattgattttgaattttaaagatttgaggtataatatattatatttaaaatagttaaaaaataaaagtaaattaataaaatttgatataatattttgttttaacaaatgcaaataatatgatagatataatgcgttattattatataccatgtatataatataataaaatactataccagtaactaatattgaaatgttGTTACATTATggaaccttcatataattaaatattaatattaattttatcgaaaagacgcATAATGatacattataataatataatttttatatatttgttaaaaattaaatttgggatatgtgattttatattttaaaaacgtGAATCAATGGAGAAATGACTAAAAACTCAATTagtattaaattttattttattattgtttaatTAATCGTATTTAATCACaaatagtattattttaccatagaactaataaaatatagaatttataataaatgattagattgtatatacattgataattataacaataaaatatataagataaaaataaacaatgtAGAAAATTTaacgaatatttatctaaatttatatattaaaagagcaaatatatct
Protein-coding regions in this window:
- a CDS encoding PIR protein is translated as MDDDICLNFDLLRVYLPDNLEEKPSGFFNDFGSVNNYCPNSYCNTDLDKITAGFLLLFEKNCSKFKNTNSDENNTNAIFLYIISWLSYKLNQITGHSFTKVSDFYTEYVNNQTYTNLILNANKCTNIKDIINKKSDLLNINIQEMAKFYEPFKLLCSMYDNATRNIYDNTLSDNAIHFLNKYTDLNDYYNIEDTIHSKILYALLTDYNKLKTKCANRTTNPIQLPSLPTGRATKSFLRNSSMQISVIPMTFIFFGLIIYLGIVYKRSSFDFRKMIQKLNLRIKKIKRKISH